CCCCCGCCTTTTCGGAATAAAATTGGTTGATTTTTTCTTTTACTTGTTCCCTGCGGTCGCGCCAGACATCGCACACGGCGAGAATTTGAACGTCTTTTCTAGCGATATACCCTCCAGGAAGATAAGTCCAAGCCTCCCCGAAAATATGCCCCTTTCCCATCGTGCCCAAACCGATAAATCCCATCGCGACCCTATCGCTGGGAGCGGATGCTCCCTCCATGCCCAGCGCCGAGGAGGGAACAATAAACGGTCCCGCCAAGGCTGCCGCCAAGGCGCCGCCGCCGCGAAGAAAATCTCTCCGAGTCGTCTTAAAACCGGCCATAAGATCCGTATCCTTTCTTTTGTTTATTGACATAAAGATAAGACATTCGCAATCGTCTCTTTGGTATAATCGTTCAATCTCCATTTCTTCGCCAGCATCGTCGCATTATCGGCGATGATGTCAATATCCGTGCTGGGAATATGGGCGTCCGCCAGACTCACGGGGCAGCCGATTTTCTTGAACCATGCTTTCAGAGCCTCGATTCCCTTGGCGGCGGTTTGCGTTGGCGATCCATCTTCCGCCATATGAAAGACGCGCTGCGCGAATTGGGCGAATTTGGCGGGATTTTTTTGCGATGCGTATTTCATCCATCCCGGAATGACGATGGCCAGACCGGCGCCGTGCGCAATGTCATAGAGCGCGCTCAGAGAATGTTCGATGGCGTGATTGGGAAAGCCGCATGGGCCGATGCCGGCGAGGGGCAAACCGTTCAAAGCCAACGTCGCCGCCCACATCATCGAGGCTCGGCCTTGATAATCGGCTGGATTCTTCAATAGGCGGCCGGCGCTGTCCATGATGCTGGCAATCAAGCCTTCTACGTAACGATCCTGGATCGGCGTCCATGAATCCGCCGATGTAAAATACCCTTCAATCGAATGGGCAATAGCATCAACCGCGCCGTAAGCCGTATAATTCATAGGAACTGTACAAGTTGTTGTTGGATCGAGAATCGAAACCTTGGGAAATAAACATGGAGAATTGACGTTGAATTTCTGCTTCGTCTCTTCATTAGTAACGACGGCGCCGCAATTCATCTCCGATCCCGTCGCGGCCAAAGTAAGAATCGTAAGTAAAGGCAGCGCATCTTCGACTTCTCGCTTCCCCAAAAAGAAATCCCAAACGTCGCCATCCGATTTAGCCCCAGCAGCGATGGCCTTAGATTCATCCAAAACGCTGCCGCCGCCCACGGCGACGACGACATCCGCCTGCTCGCCCTTCGCCAAAGCGATGCCCTCGTTGAGATGCGATAAAACGGGATTGGGCTTCACTCCGGAAAATTCGACGATCTCCACTCCGGCGGCCTGCAAGGATTGGACGGCCTGATCGTAAACGCCATTCTTTTTGATGCTGGACTTCCCATAAACGAATAAGGCTTTCTTTCCATATTTTTTCGTTTCCGGTCCGATTTGAGGAATGGTTCCTTCCCCGAATATAATTTTTACGGGATTCCAAAAGGTAAAATTCTGCATGGCATCGCTCCTTACTGTTCATATATAAATATCTTGAAATGTTGGATGGGTTATGTTTTTTGATCCATCGATTTTTAACGGTTGGAATAATTGATGGGTCAAACGACGCGACCCATCCTACGATCTAAAAAAAGGAATAATGATAACAGCGCTCGTTTTCTTTATCGTATATGAGGAGGCGATTCCATTAAGGAGCCTCATGCTATATATCTCTTCCTCATTTATCTTCCCATGCTTTCGACCGTTCCAGCGCCTTGCGCCATCCGGCGCGTAATTGCCGAACCTTATCCCTATCCTGCGCCGGTTCGAAAATTCGATCCACGCTCCATTGTTCAGCGATTTCCTCGACGCTTTGCCAGAAGCCAACGGCAAGTCCCGCAAGATACGCGGCGCCTAGCGCCGTCGTCTCCACGATTTTGGGGCGAACGATGGGAATCCCCAGAATATCGGCTTGAAATTGCAGCAGCAAGGCGTTAGCCGCCGCTCCGACGTCAACCCGCAGTTCGCCGATAGCCAGGCTGGAATCGGCTTCCATCGCTTCCAGCGCGTCCGCCGCTTGATAGGCGATGCTTTCCAGCGCGGCGCGGGCGATATGTCCAGCGGTCGTCCCTCGCGTGATTCCGGCGATGATCCCGCGAGCGTAAGAGTCCCAATGCGGAGCGCCCAACCCAGCGAAAGCCGGAACCATATACACTCCACCATTATCGGCGACGGATGCCGCCAACGATTCGATCTCCTCAGAGGTTCGAATCAATCCCAACCCATCCCGCAGCCACTGCGCCACGGCGCCCGCGATAAAAATGCCGCCTTCCAACGCATAGTCCGTCCGGTTTCCAATTTTCCACGCGATGGTCGTAAGAAGATTGTTTTTGGAGACGGCGGCTTTAGCGCCGGTATTGAGCAAAAGAAAACCACCGGTGCCATAGGTCATCTTCGCCATGCCGCTCTTCAGCCCCATCTGACCAAAGAGAGCCGCTTGTTGATCGCCCGCCAGACAGGCGATGGGAATCGGTTGCGCAAAAATATCGGCGGCGGTTTCGCCATAAACTTCGCTGGAGGAACATGCCTTGGGCAGCATGGCGGCGGGAATCTCCAGCATCGCCAAAAGTTCCTCATCCCACTCTCCCGTATGGATATTGTAAAGCAGCGTGCGGGAAGCGTTGCTGGCGTCGGTGATATGGATTTTCCCCCACGTTAACTTCCAAACCAACCAGGAATCGACGGTTCCAAAAGCCAGTTCTCCCGCTTCCGCCCTCTTGCGGGCGTTCGGGATATGATCCAACATCCACTTGATTTTCGTTCCGGAAAAATAAGCGTCGGTCGCCAGGCCGGTTTTTTGGCGAATGGCCGTTTCATAGCCCGCGGATTTAAGTTCTTCACATAGATAAGCGGTGCGCCGATCCTGCCAAACGATGGCGTTGCCGATAGGCTGACCGCTTTTTCGATCCCAAACGACGGTAGTTTCCCGTTGGTTGGTTATCCCTATGGCGGCGATATCGCCGGAAGCCGCGCCCGCCCGAGCCATGACCTCCGCCGCCACGGCCATCTGCGACGCCCAAATCTCTTCGGGATCGTGTTCCACCCAACCGGGCTGGGGAAAAATCTGAGTAAATTCCTTCTGCGCGATGTTTACGATCCGCCCCTGCTCGTTGAAAAGAATAGCGCGCGAACTCGTTGTTCC
Above is a genomic segment from Candidatus Omnitrophota bacterium containing:
- a CDS encoding iron-containing alcohol dehydrogenase: MQNFTFWNPVKIIFGEGTIPQIGPETKKYGKKALFVYGKSSIKKNGVYDQAVQSLQAAGVEIVEFSGVKPNPVLSHLNEGIALAKGEQADVVVAVGGGSVLDESKAIAAGAKSDGDVWDFFLGKREVEDALPLLTILTLAATGSEMNCGAVVTNEETKQKFNVNSPCLFPKVSILDPTTTCTVPMNYTAYGAVDAIAHSIEGYFTSADSWTPIQDRYVEGLIASIMDSAGRLLKNPADYQGRASMMWAATLALNGLPLAGIGPCGFPNHAIEHSLSALYDIAHGAGLAIVIPGWMKYASQKNPAKFAQFAQRVFHMAEDGSPTQTAAKGIEALKAWFKKIGCPVSLADAHIPSTDIDIIADNATMLAKKWRLNDYTKETIANVLSLCQ
- the glpK gene encoding glycerol kinase GlpK encodes the protein MKYILALDQGTTSSRAILFNEQGRIVNIAQKEFTQIFPQPGWVEHDPEEIWASQMAVAAEVMARAGAASGDIAAIGITNQRETTVVWDRKSGQPIGNAIVWQDRRTAYLCEELKSAGYETAIRQKTGLATDAYFSGTKIKWMLDHIPNARKRAEAGELAFGTVDSWLVWKLTWGKIHITDASNASRTLLYNIHTGEWDEELLAMLEIPAAMLPKACSSSEVYGETAADIFAQPIPIACLAGDQQAALFGQMGLKSGMAKMTYGTGGFLLLNTGAKAAVSKNNLLTTIAWKIGNRTDYALEGGIFIAGAVAQWLRDGLGLIRTSEEIESLAASVADNGGVYMVPAFAGLGAPHWDSYARGIIAGITRGTTAGHIARAALESIAYQAADALEAMEADSSLAIGELRVDVGAAANALLLQFQADILGIPIVRPKIVETTALGAAYLAGLAVGFWQSVEEIAEQWSVDRIFEPAQDRDKVRQLRAGWRKALERSKAWEDK